The Montipora capricornis isolate CH-2021 chromosome 6, ASM3666992v2, whole genome shotgun sequence genome has a window encoding:
- the LOC138052684 gene encoding uncharacterized protein, with amino-acid sequence MPNATKLTILELSILFVQILPVFMIRNMFVITRGGDTGQNQGDTFEIPSTLCNHTSSTHQELCQPYQANSHPDQPCVCQCFSANSTFVFEKNQWGCVTDSHVQKLQDCGEKALFTVEENIPSTKLKALSIMDGMSYPIDIPFGNPSGWQQCDLNLNTSWVFGCNGSRLQSTPYQKGMENLFSFPVAASSNAFALEVRGDVPQEQMPVLLGKIVNLGIRCRNSTQHHYRACLIFKVLGTQSCATIPNPLTSPVLNTYTSTSTSTVEETPAITKTKAIEETPHSIVTPAIRRTAVVTGTPAITKESAITETSNSTGTPAITRTQATIRTAAVTGSRVLAGTPTLATTPTFTETPTSTRATTNVAGSVKSLAINSLAIAIWSTSFSSQSNTLAEPTVTLSEGTTFPPEDTLNAHSNSGSDSSSNQVSYSRGLMVGMSVVMVLVLFNILGCLVYHRRRQAKRNARGNSGNNRTTMSLNQHSNPVFQWEDESGYEVLPGIAKQQSIYASIYRMPRPSFVSRNDVAETKDNSEDLQEPFYHELEQFKNNGGKQVQNDGINHSDQPVYCLVEEIISSREDRKPTTHETKSIQSVLEDTGGSTCSDSTYSDKRLDDCKNTNEPFYCVLEGNSYPATEAMDTNDHRDKQEPVYNVLEGPQ; translated from the exons ATGCCAAACGCAACAAAATTAACAATATTGGAATTGTCGATTTTGTTTGTCCAAATTCTACCTGTGTTTATGATCAGGAACATGTTTGTAATTACGAGAGGAGGAGATACAGGCCAGAACCAGGGCGATACCTTCGAAATTCCATCTACACTGTGCAACCATACGTCCTCGACGCACCAAGAGTTGTGTCAACCATATCAAGCCAACAGCCATCCGGATCAGCCCTGTGTTTGTCAGTGTTTCTCTGCAAATAGTACCTTCGTTTTTGAGAAGAACCAATGGGGATGTGTTACAGATAGCCACGTTCAAAAACTTCAAG ACTGCGGCGAAAAAGCCCTTTTCACTGTGGAAGAAAACATTCCTTCAACGAAGCTAAAGGCGTTAAGCATCATGGATGGAATGAGTTACCCTATTGACATTCCGTTTGGTAATCCTAGTGGTTGGCAACAGTGTGACCTAAATCTCAATACTTCCTGGGTATTTGGATGCAATGGTTCGCGGCTTCAATCAACCCCGTACCAGAAGGGGATGGAGAATCTGTTTTCGTTTCCAGTGGCAGCTTCTTCAAACGCTTTTGCTCTGGAG GTTAGAGGTGATGTACCACAGGAGCAAATGCCTGTGCTGCTTGGTAAAATTGTCAACCTTGGTATCCGATGTAGAAACTCCACTCAGCACCATTATCGAGCCTGCTTGATTTTTAAAGTACTTGGAACACAGTCCT GTGCGACGATACCAAATCCACTAACTTCCCCCGTCCTGAATACGTACacatcaacatcaacatcaacagTCGAAGAAACACCAGCCATCACAAAAACGAAGGCAATCGAAGAGACACCACACAGCATCGTAACGCCAGCGATCCGAAGGACGGCGGTGGTCACAGGAACACCAGCCATCACAAAAGAGTCAGCAATCACAGAAACTTCAAACAGCACAGGCACGCCAGCCATTACAAGAACGCAAGCCACCATAAGAACGGCAGCCGTGACGGGATCACGTGTCCTTGCGGGAACACCAACCCTTGCAACAACACCAACGTTTACAGAAACACCAACAAGCACAAGAGCAACTACAAACGTAGCAGGGAGCGTAAAATCTCTGGCAATTAATTCGCTCGCCATCGCCATATGGTCTACATCATTTTCTTCGCAATCGAACACCTTGGCCGAGCCCACTGTCACACTATCAGAGGGAACCACTTTTCCTCCCGAGGACACG CTGAATGCACACTCCAATTCTGGTAGTGACTCATCTTCAAACCAAGTATCATATTCCCGCGGTCTGATGGTAGGAATGTCTGTGGTGATGGTTCTGGTGCTGTTCAACATCCTGGGCTGCTTGGTTTATCATCGCCGCCGCCAAGCAAA AAGGAACGCTCGTGGAAACTCTGGAAATAACAGG ACCACGATGAGCCTGAATCAGCACTCCAACCCAGTGTTTCAGTGGGAAGATGAAAGTGGGTACGAAGTCCTACCAGGAATAGCAAAACAACAAT CCATTTATGCATCGATATATCGCATGCCCAGACCTTCATTTGTATCAAGGAACGATGTTGCGGAGACTAAGGATAATTCCGAAGACCTTCAAGAACCCTTTTACCACGAACTGGAGCAGTTCAAAAATAACGGCGGGAAACAAGTACAAAACGATGGCATTAATCATTCAGATCAACCTGTCTACTGTCTCGTTGAAgaaataatatcttcgagagaAGATCGAAAACCTACCACACACGAAACAAAATCTATTCAAAGCGTTTTGGAAGATACTGGGGGCAGTACTTGCAGTGACTCCACATATTCTGATAAAAGACTGGACGATTGTAAAAACACAAATGAGCCATTCTACTGCGTTTTGGAGGGGAACAGTTATCCTGCTACAGAAGCTATGGATACAAATGATCACAGAGACAAACAAGAGCCCGTCTACAATGTTCTCGAGGGACCACAGTAG
- the LOC138052689 gene encoding small ribosomal subunit protein bS6m-like produces MPQYELSLITRVLSKEGYASVLRRTALSIMDRGGVVRKMENLGEQELPHRMRAHTEWHTHGRYFLFHFDLGPEGIKELKHELDTDVDLIRPRMVYVKSRYDSQKHGHNMLECWESYKPPHSSFTR; encoded by the exons ATGCCTCAGTATGAACTATCCTTGATAACAAGGGTTCTTTCAAAG GAGGGATATGCCTCTGTACTGCGTCGAACTGCCTTGTCTATCATGGACAGGGGAGGAGTGGTTAGAAAAATGGAAAACCTTGGAGAACAGGAATTACCCCACAGAATGAGAGCGCACACCGAGTGGCATACACACGGGAG GTACTTCTTGTTTCACTTTGATCTGGGACCAGAGGGTATCAAGGAGCTGAAGCATGAGTTAGACACAGATGTGGATCTTATTAGACCACGGATGGTCTATGTAAAGAGCCGCTATGATTCACAAAAACATGGACATAACATGCTGGAGTGCTGGGAGAGTTACAAACCTCCACATAGCTCATTTACGAGATGA
- the LOC138052688 gene encoding 3-oxoacyl-[acyl-carrier-protein] reductase FabG-like: MSSDPGRSFDGKVALVTGGSSGIGRGTVLLLSKLGCKVAFGGRNKAELDDVATKCKESRKDAQVLPVQGDLEKEEDIKTLLDATIKHFGKLDILVNNAGIVLKGSIETTSLEDFDKVMNINTRAVFYLTSLAVPYLTETKGCVVNVSSVNGMRSFPGVLAYCMSKAAVDQLTRCAALELASKQIRVNSVNPGVIQTEIHKRGGMNEEEYQKFLERCKQTHALGRHGDVDEVASVIAFLASSDSSFMTGASLPVDGGRHAMCPR, translated from the exons ATGTCCAGTGACCCAGGGAGATCTTTCGACGGTAAAGTTGCTTTGGTAACAG GAGGGAGCTCTGGCATTGGTAGAGGTACAGTGCTTTTGTTATCTAAGCTTGGTTGTAAGGTGGCTTTTGGAGGAAGGAACAAAGCTGAACTTGATGATGTGGCAACCAAATGCAAGGAAAGTAGAAAAGATGCCCAG GTTCTACCTGTTCAAGGTGATCTTGAGAAGGAGGAAGACATAAAGACTCTTCTTGATGCAACAATAAAACACTTTGGGAAGCTGGACATTTTG GTAAACAACGCTGGTATTGTTCTGAAAGGAAGTATTGAAACTACATCCCTGGAAGACTTTGACAAAGTCATGAACATCAATACACG AGCTGTGTTTTACCTGACATCATTGGCTGTACCATATCTGACAGAAACAAAAG GATGTGTTGTGAATGTGTCCAGTGTTAATGGCATGAGATCG TTTCCTGGAGTGCTGGCTTACTGTATGTCCAAAGCTGCAGTCGATCAGCTCACAAGGTGTGCTGCACTTG AGTTGGCCTCCAAGCAAATTCGCGTAAACTCAGTTAA CCCTGGAGTGATTCAAACTGAAATTCACAAAAGAGGAGGCATGAATGAAGAAGAATATCAGAAG TTTTTAGAACGATGTAAACAAACTCATGCTTTGGGTCGCCATGGAGATGTGGATGAAGTTGCGAGTGTTATTGCTTTCTTGGCATCAAGTGATTCATCTTTCATGACTGGTGCATCTTTGCCTGTGGATGGTGGAAGACACGCCATGTGTCCTAGATAA